Proteins encoded in a region of the Lepidochelys kempii isolate rLepKem1 chromosome 24, rLepKem1.hap2, whole genome shotgun sequence genome:
- the XRCC1 gene encoding DNA repair protein XRCC1 isoform X3, whose amino-acid sequence MPEIGVRHVVSASSADPTHCAENLLKADTYRKWKAAQAGEKQLSVILQFEKEERIHSIDVGNEGSAFVEVLAGSSASPSEQDYEVLLVTSSFMSPSESKAGTNLNRVRMFGPDKLVKAAAEKKWDRVKIVCTQPYTKTLAYGLSFVKFHSPPENNETQSKSASPKVTKLGQFKVKDEDSSSASMRPGALFFSRASKPLLTPPRAPQTEEPSPSYAVATLQASTPSAAASSPSPPAAEKPTARTSPSRAAASPKDPAPTKRKFEFSKENSVPPSARKPDPEAPHSMQPAPKKPKAPEPPPSRLPAHKKQPKEPSPEGAGEDFHRLLQGTVFVLSGFQNPFRSELRDKALEMGAKYRPDWTPDSTHLICAFANTPKYSQVKGRGGTIVRKEWVLDCHRARRHLPCKRYLMDGPPASGSEEEEESEEEPPARPRKTPSPRQRAGLPSSNHQGKAPARALPPQGESSGEETEPGTSWANAGNSRAGGESSPASTDSGEPAGRERTQESWLPAPGGIPQCCGVAGTDFPCCSPGARDSGEGDSGDTDDELRRWVQQSLAPGWRRSTARSSKRVGRQLRTLMTTPMVGLQMRTQM is encoded by the exons ATGCCGGAGATCGGGGTCCGCCATGTGGTGTCCGCGAGCAGCGCCGACCCG ACTCACTGCGCCGAGAACCTGCTCAAAGCCGACACCTACCGCAAGTGGAAGGCGGCGCAGGCGGGCGAGAAGCAGCTGTCGGTCATCCTGCAG TTCGAGAAGGAGGAGCGGATCCACAGCATCGACGTGGGCAACGAGGGCTCAGCCTTCGTGGAGGTGCTGGCCGGCAGCTCCGCCTCACCCAGCGAGCAGGACTACGAG gTGCTGCTGGTCACCTCGTCTTTCATGTCGCCCTCGGAGAGCAAGGCTGGCACCAACCTCAACCGGGTCCGGATGTTCGGCCCGGACAAGCTGgtgaaggcagcagcagagaagaaatGGGACCGGGTGAAAATTGTCTGCACCCAGCCCTACACCAAG ACCCTAGCGTATGGGCTGTCTTTTGTGAAGTTCCACTCGCCACCCGAAAACAACGAAACCCAATCAAAATCTGCCTCCCCG AAGGTGACCAAGCTGGGCCAGTTTAAGGTGAAGGACGAAGACAGCAGTTCTGCCTCAATGAGGCCCGGGGCCCTGTTCTTCAGCCGAGCTAGCAAACCGCTTCTCACACCACCCAGAG CCCCGCAGACGGAGGAACCGTCCCCCAGCTACGCTGTGGCCACCCTCCAGGCCAGTACACCCAGCGctgccgcctcctccccctccccacccgctgCAGAGAAACCCACCGCCAGGACCTCCCCGAGCCGCGCTGCAGCCTCCCCCAAG GATCCGGCTCCCACCAAGAGGAAGTTTGAGTTCAGCAAGGAGAACTCGGTCCCCCCCTCTGCTCGGAAGCCTGACCCCGAGGCCCCCCACTCCATGCAGCCAGCCCCCAAGAAGCCCAAAG ccccagagccaccccccaGCAGGCTGCCGGCCCACAAGAAGCAGCCGAAGGAGCCGTCGccggagggggcaggggaggatttTCATAGGCTCCTGCAGGGGACGGTCTTCGTGCTGAGCGGCTTCCAGAACCCCTTCCGCTCCGAGCTGCGGGACAAGGCGCTGGAGATGGGCGCCAAGTACCGGCCCGACTGGACCCCCGACAGCACCCACCTCAT ctgtgcCTTCGCCAACACCCCCAAGTACAGCCAGGTGAAGGGGCGCGGGGGCACCATTGTGCGGAAAGAGTGGGTGCTGGACTGCCACCGGGCCCGGCGGCACCTGCCCTGCAAACG GTACCTGATGGATGGTCCGCCTGCCTCGGGCagcgaggaggaagaggagagtgagGAAGAGCCGCCCGCCCGGCCCCGCaagaccccctccccccgacag AGAGCCGGGCTGCCTAGCTCCAACCACCAGGGcaaggcacctgccagggctctgcCGCCTCAGGGTGAGTCCTCGGGGGAGGAGACAGAGCCCGGCACATCCTGGGCCAACGCCGGCAACTCGCGGGCCGGGGGGGAGAGCTCCCCGGCCTCCACGGACAGCGGGGAGCCCGCAggtagggagagaacccaggagtcctggctccctgccccgggaggtatcccacaatgctgTGGGGTGGCTGGGACTGATTTCCCGTGCTGTTCTCCAGGGGCGAGAGACAGCGGGGAGGGCGACTCCGGCGACACAGACGATGAGCTGAGGAGGTGGGTACAGCAGAGCTTGGCCCCCG GGTGGAGGAGGAGCACCGCAAGAAGCAGCAAGCGGGTCGGGAGGCAGCTCCGGACCCTGATGACGACCCCTATGGTGGGTCTACAGATGAGAACACAGATGTAG
- the LOC140902979 gene encoding phospholipase A2 inhibitor and Ly6/PLAUR domain-containing protein-like, which produces MVARLALCLLSALLATDYPSPKSSPLSPGGCLKCEHCRSADKVCSGEPQDCAPSQTACLILSSETRIGQEQKLGTYKGCTETKFCPPRSSSLSAAFGLRVRSAAKCCQRDLCNKGAVRLPRAQPKPSGLQCPGCLSEGTECQANETVTCLGPENHCVYFAGSITTGTRNYTYAVRGCATKSTCTSKVGVYKLPGVFTDIVITSECSPAPTPGPKQGT; this is translated from the exons ATGGTGGCCCGCCTGGCCCTCTGCCTGCTGTCTGCGCTGCTGGCCACGG ATTATCCCTCTCCCaagtcctcccctctctccccaggtgGCTGCCTGAAGTGCGAACACTGCAGGAGCGCTGACAAGGTGTGCTCCGGAGAGCCACAGGACTGCGCACCCTCCCAGACTGCCTGCCTCATCCTCAGCTCGGAGACCAGAATCG GGCAGGAGCAGAAGCTGGGCACCTACAAGGGCTGCACCGAGACCAAGTTCTGTCCCCCGCGATCCTCCAGCCTCAGCGCCGCCTTCGGCCTGCGTGTGCGGAGCGCCGCCAAGTGCTGCCAGCGGGACCTGTGCAACAAGGGAGCCGTGAGGT TGCCACGGGCCCAGCCCAAGCCCAGCGGGCTGCAGTGCCCGGGCTGCTTGTCAGAGGGCACCGAATGCCAGGCCAATGAGACCGTGACCTGCCTGGGCCCCGAGAACCACTGCGTCTATTTTGCTGGATCCATCACAACCG GCACCCGGAATTACACCTATGCCGTGCGCGGCTGTGCCACGAAAAGCACCTGCACCAGCAAGGTGGGGGTGTACAAGCTGCCGGGGGTCTTCACCGACATTGTGATAACGTCCGAATGCAGCCcggcccccacccctggccccaagCAGGGCACTTAG
- the XRCC1 gene encoding DNA repair protein XRCC1 isoform X2 yields MPEIGVRHVVSASSADPTHCAENLLKADTYRKWKAAQAGEKQLSVILQFEKEERIHSIDVGNEGSAFVEVLAGSSASPSEQDYEVLLVTSSFMSPSESKAGTNLNRVRMFGPDKLVKAAAEKKWDRVKIVCTQPYTKTLAYGLSFVKFHSPPENNETQSKSASPKVTKLGQFKVKDEDSSSASMRPGALFFSRASKPLLTPPRAPQTEEPSPSYAVATLQASTPSAAASSPSPPAAEKPTARTSPSRAAASPKDPAPTKRKFEFSKENSVPPSARKPDPEAPHSMQPAPKKPKAPEPPPSRLPAHKKQPKEPSPEGAGEDFHRLLQGTVFVLSGFQNPFRSELRDKALEMGAKYRPDWTPDSTHLICAFANTPKYSQVKGRGGTIVRKEWVLDCHRARRHLPCKRYLMDGPPASGSEEEEESEEEPPARPRKTPSPRQRAGLPSSNHQGKAPARALPPQGESSGEETEPGTSWANAGNSRAGGESSPASTDSGEPAGARDSGEGDSGDTDDELRRVEEEHRKKQQAGREAAPDPDDDPYGGSTDENTDVEEEPDQPIPELPDFFVGKRFFLYGEFPSQERRLLNRYITAFSGEVEGYMNERVNYVITAQEWDDTFEEALNDNANLSFVRPRWIYACNQRQRLIPHQPYVVVPQA; encoded by the exons ATGCCGGAGATCGGGGTCCGCCATGTGGTGTCCGCGAGCAGCGCCGACCCG ACTCACTGCGCCGAGAACCTGCTCAAAGCCGACACCTACCGCAAGTGGAAGGCGGCGCAGGCGGGCGAGAAGCAGCTGTCGGTCATCCTGCAG TTCGAGAAGGAGGAGCGGATCCACAGCATCGACGTGGGCAACGAGGGCTCAGCCTTCGTGGAGGTGCTGGCCGGCAGCTCCGCCTCACCCAGCGAGCAGGACTACGAG gTGCTGCTGGTCACCTCGTCTTTCATGTCGCCCTCGGAGAGCAAGGCTGGCACCAACCTCAACCGGGTCCGGATGTTCGGCCCGGACAAGCTGgtgaaggcagcagcagagaagaaatGGGACCGGGTGAAAATTGTCTGCACCCAGCCCTACACCAAG ACCCTAGCGTATGGGCTGTCTTTTGTGAAGTTCCACTCGCCACCCGAAAACAACGAAACCCAATCAAAATCTGCCTCCCCG AAGGTGACCAAGCTGGGCCAGTTTAAGGTGAAGGACGAAGACAGCAGTTCTGCCTCAATGAGGCCCGGGGCCCTGTTCTTCAGCCGAGCTAGCAAACCGCTTCTCACACCACCCAGAG CCCCGCAGACGGAGGAACCGTCCCCCAGCTACGCTGTGGCCACCCTCCAGGCCAGTACACCCAGCGctgccgcctcctccccctccccacccgctgCAGAGAAACCCACCGCCAGGACCTCCCCGAGCCGCGCTGCAGCCTCCCCCAAG GATCCGGCTCCCACCAAGAGGAAGTTTGAGTTCAGCAAGGAGAACTCGGTCCCCCCCTCTGCTCGGAAGCCTGACCCCGAGGCCCCCCACTCCATGCAGCCAGCCCCCAAGAAGCCCAAAG ccccagagccaccccccaGCAGGCTGCCGGCCCACAAGAAGCAGCCGAAGGAGCCGTCGccggagggggcaggggaggatttTCATAGGCTCCTGCAGGGGACGGTCTTCGTGCTGAGCGGCTTCCAGAACCCCTTCCGCTCCGAGCTGCGGGACAAGGCGCTGGAGATGGGCGCCAAGTACCGGCCCGACTGGACCCCCGACAGCACCCACCTCAT ctgtgcCTTCGCCAACACCCCCAAGTACAGCCAGGTGAAGGGGCGCGGGGGCACCATTGTGCGGAAAGAGTGGGTGCTGGACTGCCACCGGGCCCGGCGGCACCTGCCCTGCAAACG GTACCTGATGGATGGTCCGCCTGCCTCGGGCagcgaggaggaagaggagagtgagGAAGAGCCGCCCGCCCGGCCCCGCaagaccccctccccccgacag AGAGCCGGGCTGCCTAGCTCCAACCACCAGGGcaaggcacctgccagggctctgcCGCCTCAGGGTGAGTCCTCGGGGGAGGAGACAGAGCCCGGCACATCCTGGGCCAACGCCGGCAACTCGCGGGCCGGGGGGGAGAGCTCCCCGGCCTCCACGGACAGCGGGGAGCCCGCAg GGGCGAGAGACAGCGGGGAGGGCGACTCCGGCGACACAGACGATGAGCTGAGGAG GGTGGAGGAGGAGCACCGCAAGAAGCAGCAAGCGGGTCGGGAGGCAGCTCCGGACCCTGATGACGACCCCTATGGTGGGTCTACAGATGAGAACACAGATGTAGAGGAGGAGCCAGATCAGCCCATCCCGGAGCTTCCTG atttCTTCGTGGGCAAACGCTTTTTCCTCTATGGCGAGTTCCCCTCCCAGGAGCGACGCCTCCTGAATCGCTACATCACGGCGTTCAGCGG ggaggtggagggctACATGAACGAGCGGGTGAACTACGTCATCACGGCCCAGGAGTGGGACGACACCTTCGAGGAG GCTCTGAACGACAACGCCAACCTCTCCTTCGTCCGCCCCCGCTGGATCTACGCCTGCAACCAGCGCCAGCGGCTCATCCCGCACCAGCCCTACGTGGTGGTGCCCCAAGCATAG
- the XRCC1 gene encoding DNA repair protein XRCC1 isoform X1: MPEIGVRHVVSASSADPTHCAENLLKADTYRKWKAAQAGEKQLSVILQFEKEERIHSIDVGNEGSAFVEVLAGSSASPSEQDYEVLLVTSSFMSPSESKAGTNLNRVRMFGPDKLVKAAAEKKWDRVKIVCTQPYTKTLAYGLSFVKFHSPPENNETQSKSASPKVTKLGQFKVKDEDSSSASMRPGALFFSRASKPLLTPPRAPQTEEPSPSYAVATLQASTPSAAASSPSPPAAEKPTARTSPSRAAASPKDPAPTKRKFEFSKENSVPPSARKPDPEAPHSMQPAPKKPKAPEPPPSRLPAHKKQPKEPSPEGAGEDFHRLLQGTVFVLSGFQNPFRSELRDKALEMGAKYRPDWTPDSTHLICAFANTPKYSQVKGRGGTIVRKEWVLDCHRARRHLPCKRYLMDGPPASGSEEEEESEEEPPARPRKTPSPRQRAGLPSSNHQGKAPARALPPQGESSGEETEPGTSWANAGNSRAGGESSPASTDSGEPAGRERTQESWLPAPGGIPQCCGVAGTDFPCCSPGARDSGEGDSGDTDDELRRVEEEHRKKQQAGREAAPDPDDDPYGGSTDENTDVEEEPDQPIPELPDFFVGKRFFLYGEFPSQERRLLNRYITAFSGEVEGYMNERVNYVITAQEWDDTFEEALNDNANLSFVRPRWIYACNQRQRLIPHQPYVVVPQA; this comes from the exons ATGCCGGAGATCGGGGTCCGCCATGTGGTGTCCGCGAGCAGCGCCGACCCG ACTCACTGCGCCGAGAACCTGCTCAAAGCCGACACCTACCGCAAGTGGAAGGCGGCGCAGGCGGGCGAGAAGCAGCTGTCGGTCATCCTGCAG TTCGAGAAGGAGGAGCGGATCCACAGCATCGACGTGGGCAACGAGGGCTCAGCCTTCGTGGAGGTGCTGGCCGGCAGCTCCGCCTCACCCAGCGAGCAGGACTACGAG gTGCTGCTGGTCACCTCGTCTTTCATGTCGCCCTCGGAGAGCAAGGCTGGCACCAACCTCAACCGGGTCCGGATGTTCGGCCCGGACAAGCTGgtgaaggcagcagcagagaagaaatGGGACCGGGTGAAAATTGTCTGCACCCAGCCCTACACCAAG ACCCTAGCGTATGGGCTGTCTTTTGTGAAGTTCCACTCGCCACCCGAAAACAACGAAACCCAATCAAAATCTGCCTCCCCG AAGGTGACCAAGCTGGGCCAGTTTAAGGTGAAGGACGAAGACAGCAGTTCTGCCTCAATGAGGCCCGGGGCCCTGTTCTTCAGCCGAGCTAGCAAACCGCTTCTCACACCACCCAGAG CCCCGCAGACGGAGGAACCGTCCCCCAGCTACGCTGTGGCCACCCTCCAGGCCAGTACACCCAGCGctgccgcctcctccccctccccacccgctgCAGAGAAACCCACCGCCAGGACCTCCCCGAGCCGCGCTGCAGCCTCCCCCAAG GATCCGGCTCCCACCAAGAGGAAGTTTGAGTTCAGCAAGGAGAACTCGGTCCCCCCCTCTGCTCGGAAGCCTGACCCCGAGGCCCCCCACTCCATGCAGCCAGCCCCCAAGAAGCCCAAAG ccccagagccaccccccaGCAGGCTGCCGGCCCACAAGAAGCAGCCGAAGGAGCCGTCGccggagggggcaggggaggatttTCATAGGCTCCTGCAGGGGACGGTCTTCGTGCTGAGCGGCTTCCAGAACCCCTTCCGCTCCGAGCTGCGGGACAAGGCGCTGGAGATGGGCGCCAAGTACCGGCCCGACTGGACCCCCGACAGCACCCACCTCAT ctgtgcCTTCGCCAACACCCCCAAGTACAGCCAGGTGAAGGGGCGCGGGGGCACCATTGTGCGGAAAGAGTGGGTGCTGGACTGCCACCGGGCCCGGCGGCACCTGCCCTGCAAACG GTACCTGATGGATGGTCCGCCTGCCTCGGGCagcgaggaggaagaggagagtgagGAAGAGCCGCCCGCCCGGCCCCGCaagaccccctccccccgacag AGAGCCGGGCTGCCTAGCTCCAACCACCAGGGcaaggcacctgccagggctctgcCGCCTCAGGGTGAGTCCTCGGGGGAGGAGACAGAGCCCGGCACATCCTGGGCCAACGCCGGCAACTCGCGGGCCGGGGGGGAGAGCTCCCCGGCCTCCACGGACAGCGGGGAGCCCGCAggtagggagagaacccaggagtcctggctccctgccccgggaggtatcccacaatgctgTGGGGTGGCTGGGACTGATTTCCCGTGCTGTTCTCCAGGGGCGAGAGACAGCGGGGAGGGCGACTCCGGCGACACAGACGATGAGCTGAGGAG GGTGGAGGAGGAGCACCGCAAGAAGCAGCAAGCGGGTCGGGAGGCAGCTCCGGACCCTGATGACGACCCCTATGGTGGGTCTACAGATGAGAACACAGATGTAGAGGAGGAGCCAGATCAGCCCATCCCGGAGCTTCCTG atttCTTCGTGGGCAAACGCTTTTTCCTCTATGGCGAGTTCCCCTCCCAGGAGCGACGCCTCCTGAATCGCTACATCACGGCGTTCAGCGG ggaggtggagggctACATGAACGAGCGGGTGAACTACGTCATCACGGCCCAGGAGTGGGACGACACCTTCGAGGAG GCTCTGAACGACAACGCCAACCTCTCCTTCGTCCGCCCCCGCTGGATCTACGCCTGCAACCAGCGCCAGCGGCTCATCCCGCACCAGCCCTACGTGGTGGTGCCCCAAGCATAG
- the XRCC1 gene encoding DNA repair protein XRCC1 isoform X4, whose amino-acid sequence MPEIGVRHVVSASSADPTHCAENLLKADTYRKWKAAQAGEKQLSVILQFEKEERIHSIDVGNEGSAFVEVLAGSSASPSEQDYEVLLVTSSFMSPSESKAGTNLNRVRMFGPDKLVKAAAEKKWDRVKIVCTQPYTKTLAYGLSFVKFHSPPENNETQSKSASPKVTKLGQFKVKDEDSSSASMRPGALFFSRASKPLLTPPRAPQTEEPSPSYAVATLQASTPSAAASSPSPPAAEKPTARTSPSRAAASPKDPAPTKRKFEFSKENSVPPSARKPDPEAPHSMQPAPKKPKAPEPPPSRLPAHKKQPKEPSPEGAGEDFHRLLQGTVFVLSGFQNPFRSELRDKALEMGAKYRPDWTPDSTHLICAFANTPKYSQVKGRGGTIVRKEWVLDCHRARRHLPCKRYLMDGPPASGSEEEEESEEEPPARPRKTPSPRQRAGLPSSNHQGKAPARALPPQGESSGEETEPGTSWANAGNSRAGGESSPASTDSGEPAGWRRSTARSSKRVGRQLRTLMTTPMVGLQMRTQM is encoded by the exons ATGCCGGAGATCGGGGTCCGCCATGTGGTGTCCGCGAGCAGCGCCGACCCG ACTCACTGCGCCGAGAACCTGCTCAAAGCCGACACCTACCGCAAGTGGAAGGCGGCGCAGGCGGGCGAGAAGCAGCTGTCGGTCATCCTGCAG TTCGAGAAGGAGGAGCGGATCCACAGCATCGACGTGGGCAACGAGGGCTCAGCCTTCGTGGAGGTGCTGGCCGGCAGCTCCGCCTCACCCAGCGAGCAGGACTACGAG gTGCTGCTGGTCACCTCGTCTTTCATGTCGCCCTCGGAGAGCAAGGCTGGCACCAACCTCAACCGGGTCCGGATGTTCGGCCCGGACAAGCTGgtgaaggcagcagcagagaagaaatGGGACCGGGTGAAAATTGTCTGCACCCAGCCCTACACCAAG ACCCTAGCGTATGGGCTGTCTTTTGTGAAGTTCCACTCGCCACCCGAAAACAACGAAACCCAATCAAAATCTGCCTCCCCG AAGGTGACCAAGCTGGGCCAGTTTAAGGTGAAGGACGAAGACAGCAGTTCTGCCTCAATGAGGCCCGGGGCCCTGTTCTTCAGCCGAGCTAGCAAACCGCTTCTCACACCACCCAGAG CCCCGCAGACGGAGGAACCGTCCCCCAGCTACGCTGTGGCCACCCTCCAGGCCAGTACACCCAGCGctgccgcctcctccccctccccacccgctgCAGAGAAACCCACCGCCAGGACCTCCCCGAGCCGCGCTGCAGCCTCCCCCAAG GATCCGGCTCCCACCAAGAGGAAGTTTGAGTTCAGCAAGGAGAACTCGGTCCCCCCCTCTGCTCGGAAGCCTGACCCCGAGGCCCCCCACTCCATGCAGCCAGCCCCCAAGAAGCCCAAAG ccccagagccaccccccaGCAGGCTGCCGGCCCACAAGAAGCAGCCGAAGGAGCCGTCGccggagggggcaggggaggatttTCATAGGCTCCTGCAGGGGACGGTCTTCGTGCTGAGCGGCTTCCAGAACCCCTTCCGCTCCGAGCTGCGGGACAAGGCGCTGGAGATGGGCGCCAAGTACCGGCCCGACTGGACCCCCGACAGCACCCACCTCAT ctgtgcCTTCGCCAACACCCCCAAGTACAGCCAGGTGAAGGGGCGCGGGGGCACCATTGTGCGGAAAGAGTGGGTGCTGGACTGCCACCGGGCCCGGCGGCACCTGCCCTGCAAACG GTACCTGATGGATGGTCCGCCTGCCTCGGGCagcgaggaggaagaggagagtgagGAAGAGCCGCCCGCCCGGCCCCGCaagaccccctccccccgacag AGAGCCGGGCTGCCTAGCTCCAACCACCAGGGcaaggcacctgccagggctctgcCGCCTCAGGGTGAGTCCTCGGGGGAGGAGACAGAGCCCGGCACATCCTGGGCCAACGCCGGCAACTCGCGGGCCGGGGGGGAGAGCTCCCCGGCCTCCACGGACAGCGGGGAGCCCGCAg GGTGGAGGAGGAGCACCGCAAGAAGCAGCAAGCGGGTCGGGAGGCAGCTCCGGACCCTGATGACGACCCCTATGGTGGGTCTACAGATGAGAACACAGATGTAG